In the genome of Parcubacteria group bacterium, the window AAATTTATCTTAGCCGGAGCTTTTTGCTTGATAGTTTTCATTTAACCAAACTTACAATTGCAAACGCTTGAACTCCTTCGCCTTTTCCAAAGGAAGTTAATTCTTCTCCAGAAGTCGCATTTATCCCAATATCTTCTTTTTTTATTTCCAGAATAGGAGCCAACGTCTCGCGAATTTTTTCTGCTACAGGAAGTATTTTCGGAGTTTTCGCTTCAACTGAAATTCCAACATTGTTTATTTTATATCCTTTTTCTTTGATATGTTCCATTGCAACTTTTAAATATTCTTTGCTGTCAGTTATTCCTTTGTCGTGACACATCGAACAAGAATAAACCGAAAGAGATTCTCCTCCGATTGCCTGCTCCAAGGCGTTACAAAGGGAATGAATAATAACGTCCCCGTCAGAATTGCTTTTGAATCCAGCCTCATTAGAAATTTCCACTCCGCCAAGAAATAATTTT includes:
- the ispF gene encoding 2-C-methyl-D-erythritol 2,4-cyclodiphosphate synthase, producing MQDFRVGIGQDSHKFSNDLSKKLFLGGVEISNEAGFKSNSDGDVIIHSLCNALEQAIGGESLSVYSCSMCHDKGITDSKEYLKVAMEHIKEKGYKINNVGISVEAKTPKILPVAEKIRETLAPILEIKKEDIGINATSGEELTSFGKGEGVQAFAIVSLVK